A window of Ictidomys tridecemlineatus isolate mIctTri1 chromosome 15, mIctTri1.hap1, whole genome shotgun sequence contains these coding sequences:
- the Sdhaf1 gene encoding succinate dehydrogenase assembly factor 1, mitochondrial, whose protein sequence is MSRPSRLQRQVLSLYRELLRAGRGKPGAEARVRAEFRQNASLPRTDVLRIEYLYRRGRRQLQLLRSDHAKALGAFVRPRGPTEEPGGAAALGTSPDDDDGPKSPLDDTGAPEIRPDGR, encoded by the coding sequence ATGAGCCGGCCCAGCCGGCTGCAGAGGCAAGTTCTGAGCCTCTACCGAGAGCTTCTGCGCGCTGGGCGCGGGAAGCCGGGTGCCGAGGCGCGGGTGCGGGCAGAGTTCCGGCAGAACGCCAGCCTACCGCGCACCGACGTGCTGCGCATCGAGTACCTGTACCGCCGCGGACGGCGCCAGCTGCAGCTGCTGCGCTCCGACCATGCCAAGGCCTTGGGTGCTTTTGTGCGCCCGCGGGGCCCGACAGAGGAGCCCGGCGGCGCGGCGGCCCTGGGGACCTCGCCTGACGATGATGATGGTCCAAAGAGCCCTCTCGACGACACCGGAGCACCGGAGATCCGACCCGATGGACGATGA